In the genome of Oncorhynchus clarkii lewisi isolate Uvic-CL-2024 chromosome 4, UVic_Ocla_1.0, whole genome shotgun sequence, one region contains:
- the LOC139406410 gene encoding uncharacterized protein: protein MDIAQEKMASSVDFRKGSHRTAMERFGDGGMALLPWTKHVLTVLWEQLRVLVHVIYYSFLAVFQMFRFEVHLRITDETGQHVQHMTTASNPADSFLFSSLFDSEESVMLAGSNPLSNFCGDVGDSFSGNPHAGSLLSSLRAEELCCGLVDDFVSRATMDSEDGLCLGLHPSWKLGFPGDWNLFMSSTDSSSSSDEMCCKNKEKVFGFKPKHDTTEDDMDLNWGKEADQNMGEFDSEDSKALWESLSISSDPYNPLSFSACISSCSNMGERKNADCVGSRLECNLSSRPGEDLQETCGGVNFWSSRSDSESSWGSSEGSCADLDKEESERLWELFTSPTDPYNPLCFTASVVNSVPHTDKTLTHFQEAEGASVMTSCSSDTERESVGHSSSEDDEEHLWMSLSQNDDLYHPLNFRACFQRSPKTTEPPAFSTKDPLTPHSCPTETPLGQAKQRGTKNPQTTRPTKPCLPKRPRKQHCHPATTLVPWRRPEAKVTQEDKDIHPLKKVRFSPLVQVHVMRTWPFARHVSRKGPWEELARDRGRFRRRIQEAEQTIDYCFSQSHREKIWANLLSISTSATPLVQELRT from the exons ATGGACATCGCTCAAGAAAAAATGGCATCAAGTGTTGATTTTAGGAAGGGTTCTCATCGAACTGCGATGGAGAGGTTTGGCGACGGGGGTATGGCGCTTCTACCGTGGACCAAGCACGTACTGACCGTACTGTGGGAACAACTACGGGTGTTGGTCCATGTCATTTACTACAGCTTCTTGGCAG TTTTCCAAATGTTCAGGTTTGAAGTTCACCTGAGAATCACGGATGAAACTGGTCAACACGTCCAGCACATGACCACGGCATCAAATCCAGCCgactccttcctcttctcctcattgtTTGACAGTGAAGAAAGTGTCATGCTTGCTGGCTCTAACCCCCTATCGAATTTCTGTGGGGACGTGGGTGATTCTTTCTCTGGGAATCCCCACGCAGGGTCCCTTCTGTCCAGCCTACGGGCTGAGGAGCTGTGCTGCGGATTGGTGGACGACTTTGTGTCCCGCGCCACAATGGATAGTGAAGATGGACTTTGCCTTGGACTCCACCCCAGCTGGAAACTGGGCTTTCCAGGTGACTGGAACCTGTTTATGAGCAGCACTGACAGCAGCTCCAGCTCAGATGAAATGTGTTGCAAGAACAAGGAGAAAGTGTTTGGCTTCAAACCCAAACATGACACCACTGAAGATGATATGGATCTTAACTGGGGAAAGGAGGCTGACCAAAACATGGGTGAGTTTGACAGCGAGGACAGTAAAGCACTTTGGGAGTCCTTGTCCATCTCCAGCGACCCCTACAACCCTCTATCTTTCTCCGCCTGCATTTCAAGCTGCTCCAATATGGGGGAAAGAAAAAATGCAGATTGTGTTGGGAGCCGCCTCGAATGTAACTTATCCAGCAGGCCCGGCGAAGATCTTCAAGAGACCTGCGGTGGCGTTAACTTCTGGAGCAGCCGTTCAGATAGTGAAAGCAGCTGGGGCAGTTCTGAAGGTTCGTGCGCAGACCTGGAcaaagaggagagtgagaggctCTGGGAGCTCTTCACCAGCCCCACCGACCCATATaaccccctgtgcttcacggcaTCTGTAGTCAACTCAGTCCCTCACACAGACAAAACACTTACACACTTCCAGGAGGCTGAAGGGGCCTCCGTCATGACCTCATGTTCTtctgacacagagagggagagtgtgggcCATTCCTCTTCTGAGGATGATGAGGAGCATCTATGGATGTCCCTCTCCCAAAACGACGACCTTTACCACCCTCTGAACTTCCGTGCCTGCTTCCAGAGATCCCCGAAAACCACAGAACCACCTGCCTTCAGCACTAAAGACCCACTTACTCCACATAGCTGCCCCACAGAGACACCACTCGGCCAGGCTAAGCAGAGGGGGACCAAAAACCCCCAAACAACCAGGCCCACAAAGCCTTGTCTACCCAAGAGACCGCGGAAGCAGCATTGCCACCCAGCTACTACACTGGTGCCCTGGAGGAGACCTGAAGCTAAAGTAACACAGGAAGACAAGGACATCCATCCTCTAAAAAAG GTGCGGTTCTCACCACTTGTTCAGGTCCACGTGATGCGTACTTGGCCCTTCGCTAGGCATGTGTCTCGCAAAGGACCCTGGGAGGAGCTAGCCCGAGACCGAGGCCGGTTCCGAAGGAGGATCCAGGAAGCAGAGCAGACCATTGACTACTGCTTCAGTCAGTCTCACAGAGAGAAGATCTGGGCCAATCTGCTTAGCATTTCAACATCAGCCACACCTCTGGTCCAAGAGCTCCGAACATAA